The Streptomyces sp. NBC_01463 DNA window GACGAGCCGCCGACGCCGAACCGGTTCTCCTTGCCCTCCATCGCCCCGCCCGCGATGTCGAACGCGGGCCCGTGGTGGGCGAATTCGGTCCACATCATCAGCGCGGTGAAGCCGAGCCAGATGACGCCCATCGTCGCGAGGATCGCGTACCCCTGCCTGAGCGAGCCGACCATGCGGCCGAAGGTGCGGGTCAGGGCGAACGGGATGACGAGGATCAGGAAGATCTCGAAGAGGTTCGACAGCCCGTTGGGGTTCTCGAACGGGTGGGCCGAGTTGGCGTTGAAGTACCCGCCGCCGTTGGTCCCCAGCTCCTTGATGACCTCCTGCGAGGCGACCGCGCCGCCGTTCCACTGCTGCGAGCCGCCCATGAACTGGCCGACCTCGTGGATGCCGGAGAAGTTCTGGATCGCACCGGTCGCCACCAGCACCAGGGCCCCGATCACGGCGATCGGGATCAGGATCCGGACGGTGCCGCGCACCAGGTCGGACCAGAAGTTGCCCAGTTCACCGGTGCGGGACCGGGCGAAGCCGCGGACGAGTGCCACCGCGACGGCGATGCCGACGGCGGCCGACACGAAGTTCTGCACCGCGAGGCCGCCGGTCTGCACGACGTGGCCCATGGCCTGTTCGCCGTAGTACGACTGCCAGTTGGTGTTCGCGACGAACGAGGCCGCCGTGTTGAACGCCTGGTCCGGATCGATCGAGGAGAAGCCGAGCGAGCCGGGCAGCGAGCCCTGGAGCCGCTGCAGCAGATACAGGAAGAGGACGCTCACCGCCGAGAAGGCGAGGACGCCGCGCAGATAGGCGGGCCAGCGCATCTGCGTGTTCGGGTCGGCGCCGATGGCCTTGTATATCCACTTCTCCACCCGCAGATGCCGGGGAGAGGAGTAGACGCCGGCCATGTAGTCACCGAGCGGGCGGTACGCCAGGCCGAGCGCCGCTACGAGCGCGAGGACCTGGAGCACGCCGGCGAGGACGGGGCTCATATCGGGCTCAGAACCTCTCCGGGTACAGAAGGGCGAGGACGAGATAGCCCAGCAGGGCGACGGCCACGACGAGGCCGGTCACGTTTTCGGCAGTCACAGCTTCGCCACCCCCTTGGCAATGAGTGCCACCAGCGCGAAGACCGCGATCGTGGTGACGACGAAGGCCATGTCGGCCATCGGATGCTCCTGGATGAGGTGCGGATTTCTCGGACCTCTTGAGCAAACCCCTCGCCGACGCCGCTGTGACCTGCGTTGATGTCTTCCTTACGGGGACGGGCACCGCCTTGACGGCGCCTGTACGTGCCCGATACGCGCCCCATACGCGCCGTCGCGCCCCACTCCCCCGGGACGCAGAGAGGCCGGTGGCCCGTACCCCTGCGAAGGGGTACGGGCCACCGGCCGTTGTGTGCGGGGTGCGGTCAGCGCACCTCGGTGATCTCGGGGCCGCGCTGGAGGCCCGCCATGCCACCGGAGAACTTCGAGCCCTCCTGCTCCTCCTGCTGGACGCCCTCGGGGACCATCTGGGCGTCGTTGGGGAGCTTCAGGACGATCGGGTCGCGCGGGGCCATCGGGCCGTCGCCGCGGACCACCACGGTGTCACGGAAGACCGTCTCCAGGAGCCCGGCGGCCTCCGGCTGCACGGCGCCCTGACCGGAGATCACTCCGCGCAGGAACCAGCGCGGGCCGTCGATGCCGACGAAGCGCACCAGCTGCACGCCGTTCGCCCCGTCGGGCAGCTGTACGGGGACCTGCGCGCGCAGCTCCCAGCCCAGCGGACCCTCGATCTCGTCGATGATGCCGCCCTGCTGGGTGATACCGGAGGCGATCTCCTCGCGGACCTCGCCCCAGATGCCCTCCTTCTTGGGGGCGGCGAAGGCCTGCAGCTGGATCGCGCTGTCGCGCAGCACGACGGTGGCCGCGACGATCGCGTCACCGGCGACCTCTACGCGCAGCTCCATGCCCTCGACACCGGGCACGAAGATGCCGCCCAGGTCGACCCGGCCCTCGCCGGGCTGGGACACCTCTTCGATGTCCCACGGGCCGTCCGGCCGCGGCGCGGGCGGAAGGTTCGTCCGACGCGATCCGCTCCCGGCGGCATCGGCGTCATCGAGCTCGTCGACGACCTGCTCGGCCTCGCGCGCTTCGTCCGCCGTGTCCTCGGCGGAACCACTGTTCTTGCGACGTCCGAACACGTCACTGTCCTTCCCGGTCGGATTCG harbors:
- the kdpA gene encoding potassium-transporting ATPase subunit KdpA, encoding MSPVLAGVLQVLALVAALGLAYRPLGDYMAGVYSSPRHLRVEKWIYKAIGADPNTQMRWPAYLRGVLAFSAVSVLFLYLLQRLQGSLPGSLGFSSIDPDQAFNTAASFVANTNWQSYYGEQAMGHVVQTGGLAVQNFVSAAVGIAVAVALVRGFARSRTGELGNFWSDLVRGTVRILIPIAVIGALVLVATGAIQNFSGIHEVGQFMGGSQQWNGGAVASQEVIKELGTNGGGYFNANSAHPFENPNGLSNLFEIFLILVIPFALTRTFGRMVGSLRQGYAILATMGVIWLGFTALMMWTEFAHHGPAFDIAGGAMEGKENRFGVGGSSIFAVATTLTSTGAVNSFHSSFTGLGGGITMLGMQLGEIAPGGTGSGLYGMLIMAVIAVFIAGLMVGRTPEYLGKKIGTREIKLAACYILITPALVLCFAAAAMALPTPAHSMTNTGAHGFSEILYAYTSGANNNGSAFAGLNADTQWFNTTIGLAMLLGRFLPMVFVLALAGSLAGQKPVPATAGTLGTHKPLFSGLLVATIMIIAGLTYFPALALGPLAEGLAS
- the kdpF gene encoding K(+)-transporting ATPase subunit F, with the translated sequence MTAENVTGLVVAVALLGYLVLALLYPERF
- a CDS encoding DUF3710 domain-containing protein; translated protein: MFGRRKNSGSAEDTADEAREAEQVVDELDDADAAGSGSRRTNLPPAPRPDGPWDIEEVSQPGEGRVDLGGIFVPGVEGMELRVEVAGDAIVAATVVLRDSAIQLQAFAAPKKEGIWGEVREEIASGITQQGGIIDEIEGPLGWELRAQVPVQLPDGANGVQLVRFVGIDGPRWFLRGVISGQGAVQPEAAGLLETVFRDTVVVRGDGPMAPRDPIVLKLPNDAQMVPEGVQQEEQEGSKFSGGMAGLQRGPEITEVR